One window of the Cryptomeria japonica chromosome 7, Sugi_1.0, whole genome shotgun sequence genome contains the following:
- the LOC131056382 gene encoding ankyrin repeat-containing protein At5g02620 — MATERGHHSEGIDRDAYNAAVRPGTKIETCKLVAALNSTTPGSRNTLLHVAASVGNLPFIEKLLQLNRELLKTTNAQGNTALHLAAQGGFCSVVQVLLQQQQNGVNVRNKLGETPLFKAYESSDLDIVKLLCCAYQPSIRQKTVRGQTCLYVAINKGDADLAKHVLNSVDGKELIQEKYEDGDTALHVATRKSYLHIMSQLIKFQPELCYWVNDNEETPLYMAVKLGHLEAVKMLVKERPDAVEIRNCCGMNVLHLAVQFSQVRIADYLRKVVGLSELVNQGLESGDTPLHIAAKNKSIRMVESLLQIQGINKDAVNKKGLTALDIARENTEYHECHNMISKLANYPPKGRHFLYTFPNVSPQKYQNAIMLVNKAYEDRRNAELVVAVLLATMSFTAAFTIPGGFKTELEKEETEKMLGSPLLIGLVSFEAFLIFDCLAFFLSLLVVLMWHLSTPLTTGNKVMFLSVTNILVCSSFGFTALAFVARVYTMLVHKINTLAFFVLGFCTVICCCVFLLLLYVNIKFAIKMARFSHLHGVTPLVADRMIECLWMKLERLGFLTGCARRKTKYSNCSRKGRANLNSGCMENVQIEPRNHVIEGLDQRQGIEHSCQW, encoded by the exons ATGGCAACTGAACGTGGACATCACAGCGAAGGGATCGATCGCGATGCGTACAATGCCGCAGTACGCCCTGGAACAAAAATTGAGACATGCAAACTTGTAGCAGCTCTCAATAGTACTACACCCGGAAGCAGAAATACTCTTCTTCATGTGGCAGCCAGTGTAGGAAATCTACCATTCATTGAAAAGCTCCTGCAGCTCAATCGTGAACTTCTGAAGACTACCAATGCCCAAGGAAATACTGCGTTGCACTTGGCTGCTCAGGGAGGTTTCTGTAGTGTTGTGCAGGTTCTACTCCAACAACAGCAAAATGGTGTGAATGTTCGCAATAAGCTTGGAGAAACGCCTCTGTTCAAAGCTTACGAGAGCAGCGATTTAGACATAGTGAAGCTGCTATGTTGCGCATATCAGCCAAGTATTCGCCAAAAGACAGTGCGCGGACAGACCTGTTTATATGTGGCAATAAACAAAGGAGATGCAG ATCTGGCGAAGCATGTGTTAAATTCAGTAGATGGAAAAGAATTAATCCAAGAAAAGTATGAAGATGGCGATACAGCCTTGCATGTAGCCACTCGGAAAAGCTACTTGCATATAATGAGCCAGTTAATAAAGTTTCAACCTGAATTGTGTTATTGGGTTAATGACAATGAAGAAACACCGCTTTATATGGCAGTGAAATTGGGGCATCTGGAAGCAGTAAAAATGTTGGTAAAGGAGAGGCCAGATGCTGTTGAAATACGGAATTGTTGTGGAATGAACGTGCTACACTTAGCTGTCCAATTTAGCCAAGTGCGAATTGCTGATTATTTGAGAAAAGTGGTAGGCCTGTCAGAACTGGTGAACCAGGGTCTTGAAAGTGGAGACACGCCTCTGCATATTGCAGCAAAGAACAAAAGCATTCGC ATGGTGGAATCGCTGCTGCAAATACAAGGTATAAACAAAGATGCCGTTAATAAAAAGGGCTTAACGGCCCTCGACATTGCAAGAGAAAACACAGAGTACCACGAATGCCACAATATGATATCAAAGCTGGCGAACTATCCCCCAAAGGGAAGGCATTTCCTGTATACCTTCCCAAACGTGAGCCCACAAAAATACCAGAATGCCATTATGCTGGTGAACAAAGCATATGAGGACAGGCGCAACGCAGAATTAGTGGTGGCCGTGTTGTTAGCAACAATGTCATTTACAGCCGCCTTCACCATTCCGGGCGGTTTTAAAACGGAGCTGGAGAAGGAAGAGACAGAGAAAATGTTAGGTTCCCCTCTTCTGATTGGGTTGGTTTCGTTTGAAGCATTTCTCATTTTTGATTGTCTGGCCTTCTTTCTGTCGCTCCTTGTGGTGCTCATGTGGCATTTGAGTACACCTCTCACCACGGGAAATAAAGTAATGTTCCTTTCTGTAACCAATATCTTGGTTTGCTCCAGCTTTGGCTTCACGGCGTTAGCTTTCGTTGCTAGAGTGTACACAATGCTTGTGCACAAGATTAACACTTTGGCTTTCTTCGTGCTTGGCTTCTGCACCGTCATTTGTTGCTGTGTTTTTCTCCTTCTTCTCTATGTGAATATAAAGTTTGCAATAAAGATGGCGAGATTCAGTCATCTGCATGGCGTAACTCCTCTTGTTGCTGACCGAATGATAGAGTGTCTGTGGATGAAACTGGAACGTCTGGGGTTTTTGACCGGCTGCGCCCGGAGAAAAACTAAGTACTCTAATTGTTCCAGAAAAGGCAGGGCGAATCTTAACAGTGGGTGTATGGAGAATGTTCAGATAGAACCTCGAAATCATGTAATTGAGGGACTTGACCAAAGACAAGGGATAGAGCATAGCTGCCAGTGGTAA